Proteins encoded together in one Impatiens glandulifera chromosome 1, dImpGla2.1, whole genome shotgun sequence window:
- the LOC124921055 gene encoding protein DEHYDRATION-INDUCED 19-like, with protein sequence MDSNFWASRLAAAKRQFTMQHNHLQTSPLDRLIIDDLEIEEEMTADVSCPYCYEEFDVVSLCSHLEDDHSYESKVVTVCPICSVKVSTDLLSHITLQHGQLFKLQRHQRLRKLLAMPNSQALSFLGRDLREAHLQALLEGAAGGGGGGGFRLSSNNSTSSNAAAVDPLLSSFFLNFPALPESEEKTKSLLLSKAHEENPPEIEKKLPNIWKTRIDSSPLSMEEREKRNRQAAGRAGFLQDLLVSTLMNSD encoded by the exons ATGGATTCGAATTTCTGGGCATCTCGTCTCGCCGCCGCCAAGAGACAGTTCACGATGCAGCACAATCATCTGCAGACATCACCCCTAG ATCGGTTAATCATAGATGATTTGGAGATTGAAGAAGAGATGACAGCGGATGTCTCTTGCCCATACTGTTATGAGGAATTTGATGTCGTTTCTCTTTGTTCACATCTCGAAGACGACCACTCTTATGAGTCCAAAGTGGTGACT GTTTGTCCAATATGTTCTGTCAAAGTATCTACAGATTTGTTAAGCCATATTACTCTGCAACATGGACAGTTATTCAAG TTGCAGAGACATCAGAGATTAAGGAAATTATTAGCAATGCCTAATAGTCAGGCTCTCTCTTTCTTAGGAAGAGATCTTCGTGAAGCCCATTTGCAGGCGCTTCTAGAAGGAGCAGCTGGTGGTGGTGGCGGCGGTGGTTTTAGATTATCAAGTAATAATTCAACTTCATCCAATGCAGCTGCTGTTGATCcacttctttcttctttcttcttaaACTTCCCTGCACTGCCTGAATctgaagaaaaaacaaaatccCTTCTTCTATCCAAAGCTCATGAGGAGAATCCTCCTGAGATTGAGAAGAAGCTACCTAATATCTGGAAAACAAG GATTGATTCATCACCGTTAAGCATGGAGGAACGAGAAAAGAGGAATAGACAGGCGGCTGGAAGAGCTGGCTTCTTGCAGGATCTTCTTGTGTCTACTCTTATGAATAGCGATTAG
- the LOC124928842 gene encoding receptor-like protein 4, translating to MFVGIFLLFLFTFLLHPHPSHSKTDPYALRISCGALNDVHTMPTNTLWYKDTAYTGGIPANGTRPSFITPPLQTVRYFPLSEGPENCYSITNVPSGHYTVRIFLGLVADPNFDNEPLFDVSIEGTQIYSLKSGWSTHDDEQAFVEGLIFLTDGSASLCFHSTGHGDPAILAIEILQIDVMAYYFGSSWGQGTILRTDKRLSCGAQNPKFDVDYSGDNWGGDRFWDSITTFGQGSDLAISTSSIIKQASSFPNFYPMAIYQTALVSTDSQPDLAYTVDVDPNRKYSIWLHFAEIDSSITGVGQRVFDILINGDVAFQDIDIVNMTGNLNSALVLNKTIAVNGRSLTITLHPSKGHAIINAIEIFEIVLAESKTLTDEVKALQILKSALNLPLRFGWNGDPCVPQQHPWSGADCQYDRDSNKWVIDGLGLDNQGLGGILPDDISQLKHLQSINLSGNSIQGPIPSSIGTISTLQILDLSFNLFNGSIPESLGQLTELTRLNLNGNFLSGRVPAALGGMLLHRASFNFTDNAGLCGIPGLASCGSHLSMGAKFGLALGACFMLLFVLTCLTCWWKRRQNILRAQRIAARDAPYAKARTHFKRDVQMATRHNNHHSHEHTKTANENGPSLLS from the exons ATGTTCGTCGGCATCTTCTTGCTGTTCTTATTCACTTTCTTACTGCATCCACATCCATCTCATTCAAAAACAG ACCCATATGCTCTGCGGATAAGCTGTGGGGCTCTTAATGATGTTCATACAATGCCAACAAATACGCTTTGGTACAAAGATACTGCATATACAGGAGGAATACCAGCTAATGGAACTCGTCCAAGTTTTATTACACCTCCATTACAGACAGTTCGTTATTTTCCACTTTCTGAGGGTCCTGAAAACTGCTATAGTATTACTAATGTGCCGAGTGGACACTATACAGTGAGAATATTTCTTGGATTGGTTGCTGATCCGAACTTCGACAATGAACCTCTGTTCGATGTTTCGATTGAGGGAACTCAGATTTACTCGTTGAAATCGGGTTGGAGCACACATGATGACGAACAAGCATTTGTTGAAGGGCTCATATTTCTTACTGATGGTTCTGCTTCTCTTTGCTTTCATAGCACTGGTCATGGTGATCCTGCCATACTTGCAATTGAAATTCTTCAGATTGATGTGATGGCATACTATTTTGGATCTAGCTGGGGTCAAGGAACAATTCTAAGAACAGACAAAAGACTGAGTTGTGGAGCACAGAATCCAAAATTTGATGTTGATTATAGTGGGGACAACTGGGGAGGTGATAGATTCTGGGATTCGATTACAACATTTGGTCAAGGTTCTGATCTTGCTATTTCCACCTCGAGTATTATCAAGCAGGCGTCAAGTTTCCCAAACTTTTATCCCATGGCCATATATCAAACAGCACTTGTTAGTACTGATAGTCAGCCAGACTTAGCTTATACTGTTGATGTAGACCCCAATAGGAAATATTCCATTTGGTTGCATTTTGCAGAAATTGATTCTTCAATCACAGGTGTGGGGCAACGAGTATTTGACATTCTTATTAATGGTGATGTGGCTTTTCAAGATATTGATATTGTGAATATGACTGGAAATCTTAATAGCGCTCTTGTGCTAAACAAGACTATTGCTGTTAATGGGAGAAGTTTGACTATAACTTTGCATCCTAGCAAAGGCCATGCTATAATCAACGCTATTGAGATATTTGAGATTGTTTTGGCTGAATCCAAAACTCTTACAGATGAAG TTAAGGCTCTGCAGATATTGAAGAGTGCATTGAACCTTCCTCTTCGTTTTGGCTGGAATGGTGATCCTTGTGTTCCTCAACAGCATCCTTGGAGTGGTGCTGATTGTCAATATGACAGGGATAGCAATAAATGGGTCATTGATGGACT TGGTCTTGACAATCAAGGTTTAGGTGGCATCCTGCCAGATGATATATCTCAACTTAAGCATCTACAGAGCAT AAACTTGAGTGGAAACAGCATCCAGGGGCCTATTCCATCTTCAATTGGAACAATATCAACCTTACAGATCTT GGATTTATCATTCAACCTTTTCAATGGATCAATTCCCGAGAGTCTTGGCCAGTTAACAGAATTAACAAGACT GAATCTGAATGGTAATTTTCTCTCTGGAAGAGTTCCAGCAGCACTAGGAGGAATGCTTTTACACAGAGCAAGTTTCAA TTTTACTGATAATGCTGGACTTTGCGGTATTCCTGGGCTAGCATCGTGTGGGTCCCACCTATCGATGGGTGCAAAATTTGGTTTAGCATTGGGAGCATGTTTTATGTTACTTTTTGTTCTCACGTGCTTAACTTGCTGGTGGAAGAGGCGGCAGAATATTCTAAGAGCACAGAGAATTGCAG CAAGAGATGCACCTTATGCTAAAGCGAGGACACATTTCAAGAGGGACGTGCAAATGGCTACTCGCCATAATAATCATCATTCACACGAGCACACAAAGACAGCTAATGAGAACGGGCCAAGCTTGCTCTCTTGA
- the LOC124921920 gene encoding uncharacterized protein LOC124921920 isoform X2, with protein sequence MVTVTEPRGWPFGLGNLNKRLQDSQSQALPVVTIQPQQQHQHQQEQQQQQQQISSHYPSSSFSSFSSSNSDTESSASFFQDHSVSLGRLMGMKPKEKKKPLYFSGTITFNSQCQCKGIPEKRKQEHGEEEEEEVMMMMGQRICVPLLVCILVKMGGTCKSRSR encoded by the exons atgGTTACAGTTACAGAG CCTCGAGGATGGCCGTTCGGGCTTGGAAATTTGAACAAACGACTTCAAGATTCGCAGTCACAGGCGCTGCCGGTGGTTACAATTCAGCCGCAACAGCAGCATCAGCATCAGCAAGagcagcaacaacaacaacaacaaatctCTTCTCATTATCCATCCTCGagtttctcttcattttcatcttcTAATTCTGACACTGAG TCATCTGCATCATTTTTCCAAGATCATAGTGTTTCGTTAGGTAGGTTAATGGGCATGAAaccaaaggagaagaagaagccTCTGTATTTTTCAGGCACAATCACTTTCAACAGTCAATGCCAGTGTAAAGGAATTCCAGAGAAAAGAAAGCAAGAACATggggaggaggaagaagaagaggtgatgatgatgatgggtcAGAGAATTTGTGTTCCATTATTGGTTTGTATTCTAGTGAAGATGGGCGGTACATGTAAAAGTAGATCtaggtga
- the LOC124921920 gene encoding uncharacterized protein LOC124921920 isoform X1, whose protein sequence is MVTVTEPRGWPFGLGNLNKRLQDSQSQALPVVTIQPQQQHQHQQEQQQQQQQISSHYPSSSFSSFSSSNSDTEKSSASFFQDHSVSLGRLMGMKPKEKKKPLYFSGTITFNSQCQCKGIPEKRKQEHGEEEEEEVMMMMGQRICVPLLVCILVKMGGTCKSRSR, encoded by the exons atgGTTACAGTTACAGAG CCTCGAGGATGGCCGTTCGGGCTTGGAAATTTGAACAAACGACTTCAAGATTCGCAGTCACAGGCGCTGCCGGTGGTTACAATTCAGCCGCAACAGCAGCATCAGCATCAGCAAGagcagcaacaacaacaacaacaaatctCTTCTCATTATCCATCCTCGagtttctcttcattttcatcttcTAATTCTGACACTGAG AAGTCATCTGCATCATTTTTCCAAGATCATAGTGTTTCGTTAGGTAGGTTAATGGGCATGAAaccaaaggagaagaagaagccTCTGTATTTTTCAGGCACAATCACTTTCAACAGTCAATGCCAGTGTAAAGGAATTCCAGAGAAAAGAAAGCAAGAACATggggaggaggaagaagaagaggtgatgatgatgatgggtcAGAGAATTTGTGTTCCATTATTGGTTTGTATTCTAGTGAAGATGGGCGGTACATGTAAAAGTAGATCtaggtga
- the LOC124921494 gene encoding protein yippee-like At5g53940, with translation MGRVFIIEIEGRSYRCKCCTIPLALAHDIISRNFSCSRGKAYLFNTAVNVTVGAQEERMMISGLHTVSDIFCCNCGQILGWKYVIAHDKLQKYKEGKIVLERGRVARAGEGVNDLNLESSPSLSDTEDA, from the exons ATGGGTAGAGTCTTCATTATAGAGATCGAAGGAAGATCTTATAGATGCAAGTGCTGCACTATTCCTCTCGCCCTCGCCCATGACATTATTTCACGG aatttCAGCTGCAGTCGCGGGAAGGCATACCTGTTTAATACTGC tGTGAATGTAACTGTGGGAGCTCAAGAAGAAAGGATGATGATATCTGGTTTGCATACAGTATCAGATATCTTTTGCTGCAACTGTGGACAAATTCTTGGCTGGAAATAT gTTATAGCACACGACAAGTTGCAGAAATACAAGGAAGGGAAAATTGTTTTGGAAAG AGGCAGAGTGGCGAGAGCTGGAGAGGGGGTGAACGATCTGAATCTCGAGTCTTCTCCTAGCTTGAGCGACACAGAAGATGCTTAG